The Amycolatopsis mongoliensis genome includes a window with the following:
- a CDS encoding macrolide family glycosyltransferase: protein MTGVTRHVVLCTLPGYGHVTPVLDVLGELVRRGHRVTVATGSAFADRIAATGARPLPYDGPADDPGSHRLAAALTGASSCLEPLAPVRKLLVDDPPDVLAFDSTMWIAGRVLANDVTCPTIQLSACFASNEHYSLPTHVARYPDSSTVDDDEPYDFLADLTALLTAEAPGQTAEQFLDDGRDHKLVLIPRDFQYAGETFDDRHTFTGPCFGPQRPLTGWDPPANGNPVLLVSLGTSAFNDQPDFFRQCARAFADLPWNLVMTLGGGVDPASLGPLPPNVEARQWIPHPAVLRHASAFVTSAGMGSVMEAFYCGTPLVLVPMHGEQEVNTERVVELGLGIRLPREELTPEAIRDAVLAVAADEGVGARMRAMRDHTHEGGGAITAADRILETT, encoded by the coding sequence ATGACTGGTGTGACCCGCCACGTCGTGCTCTGCACCCTGCCCGGTTACGGACACGTGACGCCCGTCCTGGACGTCCTCGGCGAGCTGGTCCGGCGCGGCCACCGGGTCACCGTGGCGACCGGCAGCGCGTTCGCCGACCGGATCGCCGCGACCGGCGCCCGGCCTCTCCCCTACGACGGGCCGGCCGACGACCCGGGTTCCCACCGCCTCGCGGCCGCGCTGACCGGCGCGTCCAGTTGCCTCGAGCCGCTGGCACCGGTGCGGAAGCTGCTCGTGGACGACCCGCCCGACGTGCTCGCGTTCGACTCGACCATGTGGATCGCGGGCCGCGTCCTCGCGAACGACGTCACGTGCCCGACGATCCAGCTCTCGGCGTGTTTCGCGTCCAACGAGCACTATTCCCTGCCGACGCACGTGGCCCGGTACCCCGACTCGTCCACAGTGGACGACGATGAGCCGTACGACTTCCTCGCCGATCTCACCGCCCTGCTGACGGCCGAGGCCCCGGGGCAGACGGCGGAGCAGTTCCTCGACGACGGCCGCGACCACAAGCTGGTCCTCATCCCCCGCGACTTCCAGTACGCGGGCGAGACGTTCGACGACCGGCACACGTTCACCGGCCCGTGCTTCGGCCCGCAGCGGCCGCTGACGGGCTGGGATCCACCGGCGAACGGCAACCCGGTGCTGCTGGTGTCCCTGGGCACGTCGGCGTTCAACGACCAGCCGGACTTCTTCCGGCAGTGCGCCCGCGCGTTCGCGGACCTGCCGTGGAACCTGGTGATGACCCTGGGCGGCGGCGTGGATCCGGCGTCACTGGGCCCGTTGCCCCCGAATGTCGAGGCACGCCAGTGGATTCCACACCCGGCGGTGCTGCGGCACGCGTCGGCGTTCGTGACGTCGGCGGGCATGGGGAGCGTCATGGAGGCGTTCTACTGCGGGACCCCGCTGGTGCTGGTGCCGATGCACGGCGAGCAGGAGGTCAACACCGAGCGGGTGGTGGAGCTGGGCCTCGGCATCCGCCTGCCCCGCGAAGAGCTGACACCAGAAGCGATCCGCGACGCGGTCCTGGCGGTGGCGGCCGACGAAGGCGTCGGCGCGCGCATGCGGGCGATGCGCGACCACACGCACGAAGGCGGCGGCG